CGCACCGCGATCGAAAAGGGCGCGGGCATCAAAGGCGAGCTTCGTCCCTACCAGAAGGTCGGTGTCCAGTGGCTGTGGAGTCTGCATGGTTTGCAGCTCGGTGGCTGTCTCGCCGACGACATGGGCCTCGGAAAGACGATCCAGGTGATCGCGCTTCTCTCCATGCTGCGCCGCAAGAAGAGCGCCAGGAAAGTGCCGGCTGAGGGTGCGGATCTTCTGGTCGTGCCCGCCTCGCTGATCGACAACTGGCGGGAGGAGATCGCACGCTTCGCGCCCGGGCTCCGCGTCCTGGTCGCGCATCCGTCGCGGATTCCGACGCGCGATCTCGCACGGTTCCCGCCCCGCGAGGTGGATGACCACGACGCCGTCATTACTACCTACGGCACGCTCATGCGCACGCGCTGGATGAAGGATCATCGCTGGCGCTGCGTCGTTCTCGATGAGGCCCAGGTCATCAAGAACCCGAGCGCCAAGCAGACGCGTGCAGTCAAGGCGCTGCAAGCCGAGTGGAGGCTGGCTCTCACGGGCACGCCGGTCGAGAACAAGGTCGGGGACCTCTGGTCGATCTTCGACTTCCTGAACCCGGGGCTACTGGGCTCGGCCAAAGCATTTTCCGCAGCATGCAAGGCGATGGAGTCGCAAGAGCACAACGCGTACGAACCGCTTCGGAAGCTGGTCCAGCCCTACATCCTTCGGCGCCTGAAAACCGACCGGAGCGTGATCTCCGACCTTCCGGCCAAGACCGAGGTCACCGCGCATTGCCTGCTCGAAAAACCGCAGGCGGCTCTCTACCAGAAAGCTGTCCGCGAGCTTGCTCGGGCTCTCGAAGAGCGATCGGGGATCGAGCGGCGCGGTGTCGTGTTGGCCTTCCTGACCCGCTTCAAGCAGATCTGCAATCATCCTTCCCAGTGGCTCGGTGACGGCGAGTACCAGGCTGGGGACAGCGGCAAGTTCGCGCGTCTGCGGGAGCTATGCGAGCCGATCGCGGCGCGGCAGCAGCAACTCCTCGCGTTCACACAGTATCGAGAGATGACGGGCCCGCTGGCGAGTTTCCTGGCCGGGATCTTTGGCAAGCCGGGCCTCGTATTGCATGGCGGCACTGCGGTCAAGAAGCGACAGGGGATGGTCAAGGTGTTCCAGGAAAGCGAGGACGCGCCGTTCATGGTTCTCTCACTCAAGGCGGGGGGGACCGGCCTCAACCTCACGGCGGCCTCCCACGTCGTCCACTTCGATCGCTGGTGGAACCCCGCTGTCGAAAACCAGGCGACGGATCGTGCCTTTCGCATCGGGCAGCGCAAGAACGTGCTCGTCCAGAAATTCGTGTGCAAGGGAACGATCGAAGAGCGCATCGATGAGCTCATTGCCAGCAAGCAACAGCTCTCCGACGCGCTTCTCTCGGGCGGTGTCGAATCCCAGCTGACCGAGATGAGTGACGCCGAGCTTCTTTCATTCGTGTCGTTGGACTTGCAGAGCGCGGTCTCGTCGTGATCTTCCCCACCGGAAATTCCATCCGAGGCAAGCGCGTGAGGTACGATTCGTGAGCCGCTACGACTGGCGTCCGTATGTCCCCGTCGCGCAGCGTCGCCAGCAGGCCGCAAAGAAGATCGCGAAGTTGCGCAAGGCGGGTCGCAGCGTCGCACCCGTCGAGATCGAGGGCCGCAAGATCGCCAGGACCTTCTGGGGTAGCGCCTGGTGCGACAACCTCGAGGCCTACAGCGACTACGCAAACCGTCTGCCGCGGGGCCGGACCTACATCCGCAACGGGTCGGTGATCGATCTGCAAATTGCGAAAGGCCGGATCTCCGCACTGGTGAGCGGGACCGACTTCTACGAGGTCGAGCTCCGGGTGAAGCGGCTCCCCGCGCAGAAGTGGAAGCACATCCGCTCGCAATGCACAGGCGGGATCGACTCGGTGGTCGAGCTCTTGCAAGGCCGGATCTCCGATGCTGTGATGGGCACCGTCACCCGAGCCGGAGAAGGGCTGTTCCCGGCGCCGAAAGAGATCTCCTTCGATTGTTCCTGTCCCGACTGGGCAACGATGTGCAAACACGTCGCGGCCGCACTCTACGGCGTGGGGGCTCGGCTCGACCATGCACCGGAGATGTTGTTCGAGCTGCGCGGCGTGGATCCGGTGGAGATGGTGGGTGACGCAGTCGGCCAGGCCGGAACGAAGCGCAAGGCGGCCCGAGGGCGGACCCTCGCGCAGGAGGACCTGTCGTCCGTATTCGGTGTGGACATCGAGGGAGCGCCAAAGTCTGCACGGCGTCGCGGAGCGAAGGCCGGCAAGAAGGTCGCGAAGAAGAAGCCGAAGAAGACGGCGGCCGCGAAGAAGAAGGCCACGAAGACGACGAAAGCGGCGAAGAAGAAGGTCGCGAAGAAAAGGGTCACGAAGAAGAAGCCTGCGGTCACGCGCAAGAAGGCTACGACCCCGCGGAGGAAGGCGGCAGCTTCGAAGATGCGCTCTTCGAAGCGGAAATCCTGAATGCCTTCGTGGTCGCATAGCTCACTGCTCCCCGCGTAGCACAGCTTCGGACACTCCGAGTCAGGGAACGATTCGATGGCCAAGCCCACATCCCACAAATGGCAGTTCCGCGCGCGCTTTCGACGAGGTGCCTTTGGTTGGAAATCCCAGCCCGCGATCCAACGCGTGAAGGAAGCGATCGCCGAGTGGAGCGGCTCGTGCAGGACGCCTGCTTGGCAGAGAACCTCGGTGATCACGTATGGCCGGTTTTGGGTGTTCACCGAGGTCTCCCGCTGGTAGCGGGTTGGTTTGCCCAGTCTGTTCATTTGTATCGGAAGATCTGGCTGGTCTCGAGGAACAATCTTGACTCTCGAGTTCTCTGGAGAAGCGTATGCGGCGCAAGCATCGACGTTCTTCTCGTTTCCGCCGCTGCGATGTAGACCCACCGCTTGACAAGCCAGAAGGAGGCGGCATGCGGGTGCAGGCGAACGGCAAGGTGAAGCGGTGGAGCGAGGAGTGGCAGGAGATCCTCGATCGGTTTGAGGCGAGCGGGATCTCGCAGCGGGAGTTCTGCTGGAAGGAAGGTCTTCCCTGGGGGAGTTGCCCGAAGTGGGAGAAGCGCTTGGATGGGAGCGAGTCCCCGCTGGAAAGGGAAACGAGTCGATATTCGTTCTCGGGAAGCCGCAAGTGGCCAACCACGTCCGAGGTTCCCGCTTGCGGAGCTACTCCGAAACTCCCCCATCCTCTGCGCTGCGGAGGAGCTGGCTCACGTGGTTCGCAAATTCCAAGGGAAGCTTCTCGATGCCGATCTCGCGCTCAGCCATCTGGCCCGCGATCTCGGTGGCGTCCGATCTCTGCATGTCCAGGTCCCGAGGTCCTAGAACGAAGATCTTTGAAATCCAGTCCACGAAGCATACCTCCACCTGAGAGAGGGTCTTGGGTCAGCCTAGCTCGATTTTCGATCAGAGCCGCGAGCGACCGTCGTAGAGATCGCGTTCGCGACAAGATCAGCAACAAATCTCATGGAGTCAATATCCACAACGGAAAACGCGTTCTTGTGGCGCGATGCAACGTACAGCAGGCCAATCAGTTGTTCCTCGGTTCCGGACCATGCATTGAGGGGTGCAACCATCAGCGAGGCGACCTCATCCGGAAATCGTCTCTCGTTCTCCGTTTCCATGAGGGCGTCGATCTTGACTGCCTCGTCGATGTCGTTGTAGATAAGCACCCCCTTGGAGTGCTGCTTCTCCGCTAGGTACGCGCAGATCCCTTCGTTGGCGGGAATGGGCTCGGAGGTAGCTTCACGTGCCGGATTGAAGTTCTTCGACCGGCCAACAGTCACGTACTCGACATCTCCTTCACCTGTAGCTGATGCCAACCGGATCGCTGTGGCGATCCGTTGATCGAGAAGAAGCTCTTGGAAGTAGGATTCCGTCCTGTCGCATAAGCCAACAATGAACTCCCTGAAGGCCTTCGCCGCATGGTATTCCGATGGTTCAGGGTTCTCTTCTGTAGCTCGGCAGATCGAGGTGAACTCATCCCGGACGTAGTGGGTTAGCTCGTGGAGTCGCCTCTTGATCGCGAGGGAGCGCTGCGTTCTACGGCGGTTGTAGATCAGAAGCGCCACAGCGACGGCACCCCCGGCAGAGGCCCACGCGGCCGCTGCCAAGGGCAGCTGAGGCAAAGTGTTGTTCAACAGGCTGAGGGCGAGACTCGTCCACCAAGGTACGCCCATCGTCAGGAGCCCTGTGAGGCCAATGCCTCGCCACCGACTGAAGAAGCCCTTCACGCCAAGCTGCCAGGCGTCATACCCTTCCACAAAATGCTCAACAGCTCCGCGTTTCGGCATAGCTCAGCGCGTCTCCCGGGATTCAAGATAGCAGTGCTTGGTTGCCGCTTGCTCGAGTCCCTTGAGTCGAGCTTCGTGCGCAATGCGTCGGCCGCTCGCAGCCGCCCCTCTCTCCGCGGGTGTTAGCCTCTCGGCTGGTTTCGGCCTGGTTGGGCCCCTGGAGCCCTCGGCTCAGGTATTCTCCGCGGGCTCCGCCGCCGGCCTCGCGCTTTTCGACGTAGAGCAGCCTGCACTCATTGGCGGGAAGGAGCGCGGCAGATCAAGCAGCCTTCGTTAGAGCTTCAGTCGCTCATGTTCGCACCGACTTCGCCTCCGGCAAAACCGGCCGTTCAGAGAGCGAGAGGACTGGCCGGGGGGACGCAAACTGGTCGTCCGGAGAGGGAAACGCAGCGGCCGTTGAGGGAGCGATCTCGTTGATTCAGTGAGGAAGCTGGCCGTACTCGCGGGAACCATTGGTCGGCAGCTTGTCGGTGGCGTCGATTCGCACGCGCAACTGCCTGAAATCACTACTCCTTCTTCCTCTTCGCCCTGGTTCGAATCCAGGAGGGCCCACGCTTAACGTCGCGATCTTGCTCAGGTTGTGTTCCGGAATCCTTGTCGCCAAGATGCATTCGGCAACTGTTCCTCCGAATCGCGAGCGGCGGCTTCCGTTTCCACCTCAGCAGGCGCGCGAAGCACCTGCAGGAGCGCGTTGTCGGCCATGCGGGCGTAGCGGCGGGTGGATTGGATCGACGCATGACCGAGGAATCTCTGAAGGGCGCGCTCGGGAACGCCACGACGAATCGCGTCGGTCGCCATCGAGTGCTTCGTACCCTCGTAGAGTCCGATGGGCGGAAGACCGGCGTCTTTCACGGCTCGTCCCCAGACGCGCAGCAGCGCCTTCATCGGCCACGGGTTTCCCGTGCGCGGACTAGGGAAGAGGGGGGCCTGCTGGAGTCGCGCCTTAGGATCCACGTGTCGCTCGATCCAGTCGCGCACACCCTCACTCACCGGGACGCGCTTCGACTTGCGCGTCTTCGTCATCCGGGTCGCCCGCCTCTTCGATCACCCACGCGCGGCCGACGAACGAGATCGCGCGGCCAGCTTGGCCTCCGATCATCAGCGTCTCCAGAACGGGCGCGTTCACGGTCTCATTCGCCTTCCATCGAACGATGAAGCTCGGGCTCTGCCCTCCGGTCGTGTCGGACTCCCCCAAAAAGAAATCCATCGACGCCAGCGGACCGACCGCGATGGGCTCCTTCACATGGTGGCGGAGGTGCTTTCCCCTAGCCCGAATAATTCATGAAGAAGTCGCGTTCCTGAATTGAAGAAGGCCCCAGTTGCGGTAGAAACGTGTTGCGACACGCGTTTCCCCTCAACAAGGGCCCCTTCATGAAGCCGGATACTACCGCACAGACTGTCACC
The genomic region above belongs to bacterium and contains:
- a CDS encoding DEAD/DEAH box helicase: MFSGQREGALSCSLTPRGQIRLLDTPTEAEGRRSGPVEERIRAAFSEGRGHGVLHLGAAELGTELDPTLGFWRDVGQQFVSSVCGALDPVDPHSFVLPEADPEAFGKLAAAVPLMSGAELVSGELLAAVWADMGDVLAAEARKRAKGIQGYLEAHDSIWNVMGRVCFHLAENKRDPSHPFAFIATYARQLSKRAKLQYVPLGRALEEYAGARNQKKLLALLAPLQRAAERSELIRKLVDSGDVYHPLVWTTKQAHSFLCEVDRFEQAGVVVRLPDWWSAKNRTRPVVSVTVGGRAPSRLGMDAMLDFDVALTLGGKRMTKQEIAALLASTEGLVLIKGRWVEVDKDRLGQVLDQWRDVQAQAEAGGVSFAQAMRMLAGTDLAEAQAEGISDSVLWSEVVAGKWLASKLDALRSPEVRTAIEKGAGIKGELRPYQKVGVQWLWSLHGLQLGGCLADDMGLGKTIQVIALLSMLRRKKSARKVPAEGADLLVVPASLIDNWREEIARFAPGLRVLVAHPSRIPTRDLARFPPREVDDHDAVITTYGTLMRTRWMKDHRWRCVVLDEAQVIKNPSAKQTRAVKALQAEWRLALTGTPVENKVGDLWSIFDFLNPGLLGSAKAFSAACKAMESQEHNAYEPLRKLVQPYILRRLKTDRSVISDLPAKTEVTAHCLLEKPQAALYQKAVRELARALEERSGIERRGVVLAFLTRFKQICNHPSQWLGDGEYQAGDSGKFARLRELCEPIAARQQQLLAFTQYREMTGPLASFLAGIFGKPGLVLHGGTAVKKRQGMVKVFQESEDAPFMVLSLKAGGTGLNLTAASHVVHFDRWWNPAVENQATDRAFRIGQRKNVLVQKFVCKGTIEERIDELIASKQQLSDALLSGGVESQLTEMSDAELLSFVSLDLQSAVSS
- a CDS encoding phage integrase family protein — encoded protein: MTKTRKSKRVPVSEGVRDWIERHVDPKARLQQAPLFPSPRTGNPWPMKALLRVWGRAVKDAGLPPIGLYEGTKHSMATDAIRRGVPERALQRFLGHASIQSTRRYARMADNALLQVLRAPAEVETEAAARDSEEQLPNASWRQGFRNTT
- a CDS encoding DUF3124 domain-containing protein; translation: MKEPIAVGPLASMDFFLGESDTTGGQSPSFIVRWKANETVNAPVLETLMIGGQAGRAISFVGRAWVIEEAGDPDDEDAQVEARPGE